Proteins from a single region of Runella sp. SP2:
- a CDS encoding ROK family protein — protein MKIGVDLGGTKVKAGIEFNGEIIHQNTVFLQEKESMSATLEQLFDLIRPLTQHPIGSIGIGVPSVVDVEKGIVYNVANIPSWEKVALRDILEEEFNIPVYVNNDANCFSLGEHRYGVAQQYNSVVGMTIGTGLGSGIIIDNQLYNGSNCGAGEIGLLPYREHNLEYYAGSNFFEAIHGTTALLVSNAALDGDKKALRLWQEFGVHLGFAIKAAMYTYDPEAIVLGGSIAKAYSFFEGGMRKALEDFAYPETLKRIKILQSQNDDIALLGAAALVSQDSKVTVSSLR, from the coding sequence ATGAAAATAGGAGTAGATTTAGGAGGAACCAAAGTAAAAGCAGGAATCGAGTTTAACGGAGAAATTATCCACCAAAACACGGTTTTCCTCCAAGAGAAGGAGTCCATGTCGGCTACTTTAGAGCAGTTGTTTGACCTGATACGTCCCCTCACCCAACATCCCATTGGAAGCATTGGGATTGGTGTCCCCTCAGTCGTCGATGTCGAAAAAGGCATTGTTTATAACGTAGCCAATATCCCTTCGTGGGAAAAAGTAGCGTTACGTGATATTTTGGAAGAAGAATTTAACATACCCGTCTATGTCAACAACGATGCCAACTGTTTTAGCCTTGGCGAACACCGTTATGGCGTTGCCCAACAATACAATTCTGTGGTTGGAATGACCATCGGAACTGGCTTAGGGTCAGGCATTATCATCGACAATCAGCTATACAACGGCAGCAACTGCGGCGCGGGCGAAATCGGTCTTTTGCCTTACCGCGAGCACAACCTCGAATACTACGCAGGGAGTAACTTCTTTGAAGCCATTCACGGCACTACGGCACTACTCGTGAGCAACGCCGCACTCGATGGCGACAAAAAAGCCCTTCGTTTATGGCAAGAATTTGGTGTACATTTGGGTTTTGCCATCAAAGCTGCCATGTACACCTACGACCCCGAAGCCATTGTATTGGGTGGTTCTATTGCCAAAGCTTACTCGTTTTTTGAAGGAGGAATGCGCAAAGCGCTTGAGGATTTTGCCTATCCCGAAACCCTCAAAAGAATCAAAATCCTCCAATCTCAAAACGACGACATCGCCCTCTTAGGTGCCGCGGCATTGGTATCTCAGGATAGCAAGGTGACAGTGAGTAGTTTAAGGTAA
- a CDS encoding sugar MFS transporter: MKRNTFIVILIFVIFFVISFLSNILGPIIPDIVDSFNLSIGLAGFLPFAFFVAYGVASIPSGILVEKYREKKVLFWAFLLAFGGALLFALVPTFTVSLLSLFIIGIGMAMLQVVINPLLRVAGGEANFAFNSVMAQLFFGGASFLSPMLYSYLVLNVHSGQETNVLISTLNNIVPTDLKWVSLYWVFAVVALLMVIIVKMVHFPEVELKEDEKIDTQNAFNDLLKNRYVYLFFLGIFAYVGTEQGIANWTSKFLQTYHNVDPATEGASVISYFWGLLTIGCILGLVLLKLFDSRRVLLLFTVGAIVSVLVGLFGPLEMALYAFPMSGFFASVMWSIIVSLALNSVPYHHGTFSGILCSGIAGGAVVPLVIGGLAELVGLRLAMLFLMITLGYILSIGFWAKPLVTNATIKSWKELFS, encoded by the coding sequence ATGAAAAGAAACACCTTTATTGTTATTCTCATTTTCGTTATCTTCTTCGTTATATCATTTTTGAGTAATATTCTTGGGCCTATTATCCCCGACATTGTCGATAGTTTCAACTTGAGTATCGGCTTGGCGGGTTTTTTACCATTTGCCTTTTTTGTAGCCTACGGCGTAGCCTCCATTCCTTCGGGGATATTGGTCGAAAAATATCGCGAGAAAAAGGTGCTTTTCTGGGCTTTTTTGTTGGCATTTGGTGGGGCGTTGTTATTTGCGCTAGTTCCTACGTTTACCGTATCGCTCCTATCACTTTTTATCATCGGCATCGGCATGGCCATGCTTCAAGTGGTAATTAACCCCCTGCTTCGCGTGGCAGGAGGTGAAGCAAATTTTGCCTTCAACTCCGTGATGGCGCAGTTGTTTTTTGGCGGCGCTTCGTTTTTGAGTCCCATGCTTTACAGTTATTTAGTACTGAATGTTCACTCTGGCCAAGAAACAAACGTCCTTATTTCTACGCTCAACAACATAGTCCCCACCGACTTGAAATGGGTTTCGTTGTATTGGGTGTTTGCGGTGGTAGCGCTTTTGATGGTCATCATCGTAAAAATGGTACATTTTCCCGAAGTAGAACTCAAAGAAGACGAAAAGATTGACACCCAAAACGCCTTCAACGACTTACTCAAAAACCGCTACGTTTACCTCTTTTTTCTAGGAATTTTTGCGTACGTCGGTACAGAGCAAGGCATTGCTAACTGGACGTCAAAATTTCTGCAAACCTACCACAACGTTGACCCAGCGACGGAAGGTGCTTCGGTGATTTCGTATTTTTGGGGCTTGCTCACCATTGGCTGTATTTTAGGGCTTGTTTTGTTAAAACTCTTCGATAGCCGTCGAGTACTGCTGCTTTTCACCGTTGGAGCCATTGTTTCGGTGTTGGTGGGCTTATTTGGACCGCTCGAAATGGCTTTGTATGCCTTTCCAATGAGTGGTTTTTTTGCTTCGGTGATGTGGTCGATTATCGTCTCGTTGGCCCTCAATTCCGTTCCTTATCACCACGGAACGTTTTCGGGGATTCTGTGTTCGGGCATTGCGGGCGGTGCGGTGGTACCACTTGTCATTGGGGGTTTGGCCGAATTGGTGGGGCTACGTTTGGCGATGTTGTTTTTGATGATTACTTTGGGATATATTTTGAGCATTGGTTTTTGGGCAAAACCCCTTGTGACCAACGCCACCATTAAAAGTTGGAAAGAACTTTTTTCCTAG
- a CDS encoding DNA-binding transcriptional regulator → MYKIILLIDFAEEYSKGLLQGISKYSKEHGPWIFCRMPLFQRETIGIDGILEWALEWEADGIIGQLYNDPKISKIVEAGIPVIAQDFKERFKEIPNITGDHYEAGHLGAEYFLRKGFKHFAFYGFKDIVWSRERAEGFEARVRKAGYQVHYFEHAMSRSSELWYYKPSPLSQWLNSLPKPLALMACDDNQGQHITEACRLANIRIPEEVAVLGVDNDEMICEFSDPPLSSIAQDTEKGGYDAAKLLHHMIEHGTSDFYDIYVKPTQVITRQSTDIYATNDKYIASSLKFIHQNIDKNLQVDDVVKQVPLSRRALEQRFQDITGYPIYKYIFNLRIEKFTQKLLETDMTVFEIALDMGLTDSKNIARQFRQIKGCTPIEYRNKYLAGK, encoded by the coding sequence ATGTACAAAATTATCCTTCTCATCGACTTTGCCGAAGAATACAGCAAAGGCTTACTTCAAGGAATTTCGAAGTACTCGAAAGAGCACGGCCCGTGGATTTTCTGTCGAATGCCGCTGTTTCAGCGCGAAACGATTGGGATTGACGGAATTTTGGAATGGGCGCTCGAATGGGAAGCCGACGGCATCATTGGGCAGTTATACAACGACCCCAAGATTTCTAAAATCGTGGAAGCGGGAATTCCCGTCATTGCCCAAGACTTCAAGGAACGTTTCAAAGAGATTCCCAACATCACGGGCGACCACTACGAAGCGGGACACCTTGGTGCTGAGTATTTTCTCCGAAAAGGTTTTAAACACTTTGCTTTTTACGGTTTCAAAGACATCGTTTGGTCACGCGAGCGGGCCGAAGGCTTTGAAGCACGCGTACGAAAAGCGGGCTACCAGGTGCATTATTTTGAACACGCCATGTCGCGGTCGAGTGAGCTGTGGTATTACAAACCCAGCCCGCTAAGCCAATGGCTCAATTCGCTTCCCAAACCGCTTGCCCTCATGGCTTGCGACGACAACCAAGGACAGCACATCACGGAAGCCTGCCGCTTGGCCAACATCCGTATCCCCGAAGAAGTGGCCGTGTTGGGTGTCGATAACGACGAAATGATTTGTGAATTTTCGGATCCTCCGCTTTCGAGCATTGCCCAAGATACCGAAAAAGGTGGCTACGATGCGGCCAAATTGTTGCACCACATGATTGAGCACGGCACGTCGGATTTTTACGACATTTACGTAAAACCAACGCAAGTCATCACGCGCCAATCCACTGATATTTATGCCACCAACGACAAGTACATCGCTTCATCTTTGAAGTTTATCCACCAAAACATCGACAAAAACCTGCAAGTCGATGATGTGGTAAAACAAGTGCCATTGTCGCGGCGGGCGTTAGAGCAACGTTTTCAAGACATTACGGGATACCCGATTTATAAGTATATTTTCAATTTACGGATTGAAAAATTCACCCAAAAACTGCTTGAAACCGACATGACAGTTTTTGAAATTGCCCTCGATATGGGCCTCACCGACAGTAAAAACATTGCGCGGCAATTTCGACAAATCAAAGGCTGTACCCCCATCGAGTATCGTAACAAATATTTGGCAGGAAAATAG
- a CDS encoding energy transducer TonB translates to MRFLTLLTILTLLISNALHAQSTPPKDSTGHKVQADKLFLAGKYQQAKELYEKAKQVPGNENDDYLIMQLENCDKCLGYWRSIQELSKDAEATKVTMAVYEKILDINPKDSTVQATLMTNYWTLAKQRYQQLDFQRAGELFRKVSGYPQSPYTAEARVLADSSDIYAKSLTEGFIAPDVEVPATYASGLKGISNVIANNMKYPDKAAKEKISGKVWLGFIINEKGKVIPESVRVIKGIGGGCDEEAMRLIKLMNNWTPAIKWGKPVRFQNTFGITFSLGKE, encoded by the coding sequence ATGAGATTTCTTACGCTACTGACCATACTAACATTGTTGATAAGTAACGCATTACATGCGCAATCTACCCCACCCAAAGATAGCACTGGCCATAAGGTTCAAGCCGATAAACTCTTTTTGGCAGGCAAGTACCAACAAGCCAAAGAGCTGTACGAGAAGGCAAAACAAGTACCTGGTAATGAGAATGATGACTACTTAATAATGCAACTCGAAAACTGCGATAAATGCCTCGGCTATTGGCGCTCAATTCAGGAGTTATCCAAGGACGCTGAAGCCACCAAAGTAACCATGGCCGTTTATGAAAAAATATTGGACATCAACCCTAAAGATAGCACCGTGCAAGCTACACTAATGACCAACTATTGGACGCTTGCCAAGCAACGTTATCAGCAGCTTGACTTCCAAAGAGCAGGCGAACTCTTTCGTAAAGTGAGTGGCTATCCCCAATCGCCTTACACTGCCGAAGCGAGGGTATTGGCCGATAGCAGTGACATCTACGCCAAAAGCCTCACTGAAGGGTTTATTGCCCCCGATGTGGAAGTACCTGCTACTTATGCTTCTGGTTTGAAAGGCATTAGCAATGTCATTGCCAACAACATGAAATATCCCGATAAGGCCGCCAAAGAGAAAATCAGCGGAAAGGTATGGCTAGGCTTTATCATCAACGAAAAAGGGAAAGTAATTCCCGAATCGGTACGGGTCATCAAGGGCATTGGAGGGGGTTGCGACGAAGAAGCAATGCGCCTTATCAAACTAATGAACAACTGGACGCCCGCCATTAAATGGGGTAAACCCGTTCGTTTCCAAAATACGTTTGGTATCACATTCTCGCTGGGGAAAGAGTAA
- a CDS encoding family 16 glycoside hydrolase, producing the protein MKKLLFLTLSCYCLNHSFAQFPSEIVDFKAHTQNPVFEGTGKKTWDEKIRERGYILREGNTYHLWYTGYKNEPKSTKYLGYASSSDGIHWKRHPQNPIYRLDWVEDMSVVKVNGVYYMFAEGRDDVAHLLTSTDRIHWKEKGNLDIRKTDGTPISQGAYGTPAIWYENKTWYLFYERADLGIWLATSRDLKIWKNVQDEPVIALGPDGYDKFAVAMNQVIKYQGKYYGYYHASAFKDWREWSTNVAVSNDLIHWTKYDRNPIFGSDKSSGMVVNDGKQFRLYTMHPSVQLHTPSPWEWLFNGTSTQSWTSAKSDQFPKEGWAIENNELVVNKGRGESKAVVRGGDIITKKTYTQFDLEFEFKLAPGANTGLKYFVKKYPNGSLLGPEYQLIDDLGNKDIANDTNDKRRTASLYELMEPNSRQQKPIGEWNRGRIRVEGKRVTHWLNGVKVVEYTIGSPEFERAKATSKFKDVMDFGMPGGHILLQDHGDEAAFRNIRIREL; encoded by the coding sequence ATGAAAAAACTCCTTTTCCTAACCCTTTCTTGCTATTGTTTAAATCACTCATTCGCCCAATTCCCCTCCGAAATCGTTGATTTCAAAGCCCATACCCAAAACCCCGTTTTTGAAGGAACAGGCAAAAAAACGTGGGACGAAAAAATCCGCGAACGGGGATACATCCTGCGCGAAGGGAATACCTATCACCTTTGGTACACAGGCTATAAAAACGAGCCTAAGTCCACCAAATACCTTGGCTATGCCTCGTCCTCGGACGGGATTCACTGGAAGCGTCATCCTCAAAATCCTATTTATAGGTTGGATTGGGTCGAAGATATGTCGGTGGTGAAAGTCAATGGCGTTTATTACATGTTTGCCGAAGGCCGCGACGACGTCGCCCATTTGCTTACGTCCACCGACCGTATTCACTGGAAAGAAAAAGGCAATTTGGACATTCGCAAAACCGACGGAACCCCCATCAGCCAAGGGGCTTACGGGACGCCTGCGATTTGGTACGAAAACAAAACGTGGTATCTTTTTTATGAACGCGCCGACTTAGGAATTTGGCTCGCGACCTCCCGCGATTTGAAAATTTGGAAGAACGTTCAAGACGAACCTGTCATTGCTTTAGGCCCTGATGGCTACGACAAATTTGCGGTAGCGATGAACCAAGTCATCAAATACCAAGGGAAATATTACGGTTATTATCACGCATCGGCCTTTAAGGATTGGCGCGAATGGAGCACCAACGTGGCCGTCTCTAACGACCTCATTCACTGGACAAAATACGACCGCAACCCTATTTTCGGAAGTGACAAATCGAGCGGGATGGTGGTAAACGATGGCAAACAATTCCGCCTATATACCATGCACCCATCGGTACAGTTGCACACCCCAAGTCCATGGGAATGGCTGTTTAATGGCACATCAACCCAAAGCTGGACTTCGGCCAAAAGCGACCAGTTTCCCAAAGAAGGCTGGGCCATCGAAAACAACGAATTAGTGGTCAACAAAGGCCGAGGCGAAAGCAAAGCAGTGGTGCGGGGAGGAGATATTATTACGAAGAAAACCTACACTCAGTTTGATTTAGAATTTGAGTTTAAACTCGCCCCTGGCGCCAATACGGGGCTTAAATATTTTGTCAAAAAATACCCCAACGGCTCCCTTCTAGGGCCAGAATATCAGTTGATTGACGATTTGGGTAACAAAGACATTGCCAACGATACCAACGACAAACGACGTACGGCGAGTTTGTATGAATTGATGGAACCCAATTCGCGCCAGCAAAAACCCATCGGGGAATGGAACCGTGGACGGATTCGGGTAGAGGGCAAACGCGTAACGCACTGGCTCAACGGCGTGAAAGTGGTCGAATATACCATTGGAAGTCCTGAGTTTGAGCGGGCGAAGGCAACGAGTAAGTTTAAGGATGTGATGGATTTTGGAATGCCTGGGGGGCATATTCTCCTTCAAGACCACGGCGACGAAGCTGCTTTCCGAAATATTCGGATTCGGGAGTTGTAG
- a CDS encoding DUF418 domain-containing protein, translating to MAFFLSLFIKGQFELMVGVVAGLWFNLQWQTDTENGLNAHRSAKHRLTFLLGLGLVHSLLFWFGNELLTYALLGYTLLYFQKQSLTSLRNWIVGLTFLALFIPLGLSLIPLKTAPQEILHLKPVKSVWVLMRTQFTAIRLHCQLELGHYSVAFLLKEIMLLAGLMASKLDIAYRLSQIKVRFSLLMVLLFPIAFIIKSFSVLLELELVSLPIDILPYRRPLIILSGFLGTLLVTLVYLLEIGLNGYLKPVGWSRLLGGVGQAGLSNYLLQPLLCTLFFYGHGLGPTDRLTLPELLGVGVVIYALEVLLSFLWLAKYGQGPIEWLYNRITYGKPSLVDATPTKDSQ from the coding sequence GTGGCTTTCTTTCTGTCGCTTTTCATCAAGGGCCAGTTTGAGCTGATGGTAGGGGTAGTGGCAGGGTTGTGGTTTAACCTACAATGGCAAACCGATACCGAGAACGGACTGAATGCCCATCGGTCGGCGAAGCATCGGCTGACTTTTTTGTTGGGTTTAGGGTTGGTACATAGCCTGTTGTTCTGGTTTGGCAATGAGCTCCTGACCTATGCATTATTGGGTTATACGCTTCTTTATTTTCAGAAACAATCCCTCACAAGTTTACGCAATTGGATTGTGGGGCTGACATTTTTGGCTCTGTTCATCCCTCTGGGTCTATCGCTGATTCCCCTCAAGACTGCACCGCAGGAGATACTCCATCTAAAGCCTGTTAAATCAGTCTGGGTGTTGATGAGAACTCAATTCACTGCAATACGCCTGCATTGTCAACTGGAACTTGGGCATTATTCGGTTGCTTTTTTACTGAAGGAAATCATGCTGCTAGCGGGTTTGATGGCGAGTAAACTAGATATTGCATACAGATTGAGCCAAATCAAGGTTCGATTTTCCCTGCTCATGGTACTGCTCTTTCCCATCGCTTTTATCATCAAAAGCTTTTCGGTGTTGCTGGAGCTAGAGTTAGTGAGCCTTCCCATAGATATTCTCCCGTACCGACGGCCATTGATAATCCTCTCTGGCTTCTTGGGAACGCTGCTGGTCACACTGGTTTATTTACTGGAGATAGGCTTGAATGGGTACCTAAAACCGGTAGGATGGTCACGTTTACTTGGCGGAGTAGGCCAAGCAGGATTAAGTAATTATTTGCTCCAACCCCTGCTGTGTACGCTCTTTTTTTATGGGCATGGATTAGGGCCGACTGACCGACTGACCCTACCAGAATTGCTTGGAGTAGGGGTAGTCATTTACGCACTGGAGGTGTTATTAAGTTTTCTTTGGCTTGCAAAATACGGCCAAGGCCCCATTGAATGGTTGTACAACCGCATCACTTACGGCAAACCAAGTTTGGTAGATGCGACTCCAACCAAAGACTCCCAATAG